A DNA window from Drosophila virilis strain 15010-1051.87 chromosome 4, Dvir_AGI_RSII-ME, whole genome shotgun sequence contains the following coding sequences:
- the LOC6629181 gene encoding male accessory gland serine protease inhibitor gives MKYFAVLLLLCTLLGAALATLKNPACGEEFGKIGNCRAQKSKWTYRRDTNECINFTYGGCQGNNNLFDTKNLCEQTCKV, from the exons ATGAAATATTTCgctgtgctgctgttgctctgcaCGCTGCTTGGTGCTGCGCTGGCCACACTTAAGAATC CTGCCTGCGGTGAGGAGTTCGGCAAAATAGGCAATTGTCGCGCCCAGAAGTCGAAGTGGACCTATCGCCGGGACACCAATGAATGCATCAATTTCACCTACGGCGGCTGccaaggcaacaacaatctCTTCGACACGAAGAACTTGTGCGAGCAGACCTGCAAAGTTTAA
- the LOC6629180 gene encoding male accessory gland serine protease inhibitor: MYSGLNSADVVSSSCSLIAIMKYEYLLPTAIGLLLCLSSVHAKPEMCNEQHSMSGMAQDGAACMAYMPSWTYDAAKNACVEFVFGGCGGNKNQFGSQGECETACKD; this comes from the exons ATGTATTCTGGTTTAAATAGCGCCGATGTGgtcagcagcagttgcagtctCATTGCAATTATGAAGTACGAGTATTTGTTGCCTACAGCAATTGGATTGCTGTTGTGCCTCTCCAGTGTGCACGCCAAGCCAG AGATGTGCAATGAGCAGCACTCGATGTCGGGCATGGCACAGGATGGTGCAGCCTGCATGGCCTACATGCCCAGCTGGACCTACGATGCCGCCAAGAATGCCTGCGTCGAATTTGTATTTGGTGGCTGCGGtggcaataaaaatcaatttggcagCCAAGGTGAATGCGAGACGGCCTGCAAGGACTAA
- the LOC6628022 gene encoding male accessory gland serine protease inhibitor gives MKLLVLCVMLIGLIVSCFALKNDVCSQPHSRNGDGRISCEAYIPRWSFDANANECVKFIYGGCGGNDNSFDTKEICEEKCLE, from the exons ATGAAGCTTTTGGTATTGTGTGTAATGCTCATTGGGTTGATTGTCAGCTGCTTTGCATTAAAAAATG ATGTGTGCAGTCAGCCCCATTCCCGAAATGGCGATGGACGAATTTCATGTGAAGCTTATATACCCAGGTGGAGCTTCGATGCGAATGCTAACGAATGCGTTAAATTCATCTATGGAGGCTGTGGAGGCAATGACAATAGCTTTGACACCAAGGAGATCTGTGAGGAGAAGTGCTTGGAATAA
- the LOC26531450 gene encoding male accessory gland serine protease inhibitor has translation MKFFLLLVIVAAFLANCLALKNDICGQPHSRNGDGVAVCLAYMPRWTYDAAANECIKFIYGGCGGNKNQFPDQEKCEAACLE, from the exons atgaagttttttctattgcttgtGATTGTTGCTGCCTTTTTGGCCAACTGCCTGGCCCTAAAAAATG ATATCTGCGGTCAGCCCCACTCACGTAATGGGGACGGAGTCGCCGTCTGCCTGGCCTATATGCCCAGATGGACCTACGATGCGGCGGCCAATGAGTGCATTAAATTCATCTATGGAGGCTGTGGAGGCAATAAGAACCAGTTTCCCGACCAGGAAAAATGCGAGGCAGCCTGCCTTGAATGA
- the LOC6628021 gene encoding male accessory gland serine protease inhibitor has translation MKFAAVICLLFALFGVSLALKDSICGLPPAADGNGLIKCAAFMPSWSYYPEENACKKFIYGGCGGNDNRFGTEELCASKCVE, from the exons ATGAAATTCGCTGCTGTAATTTGCCTGCTCTTTGCACTGTTCGGCGTGTCCTTGGCTCTTAAGGATT CCATTTGTGGTCTGCCACCTGCAGCCGATGGCAACGGTTTGATCAAGTGCGCCGCTTTCATGCCTAGCTGGAGCTACTATCCTGAAGAAAATGCATGCAAGAAATTCATTTATGGCGGATGCGGAGGCAATGATAATCGGTTCGGCACTGAGGAGCTCTGCGCATCCAAGTGCGTGGAGTAA